The following proteins are encoded in a genomic region of Candidatus Methylomirabilota bacterium:
- a CDS encoding CBS domain-containing protein yields the protein MKKLREIMRHGFLFVVQRQTLVTEAVRVMAENNVGIVAVLDGDRLVGVFSERDVVQRVVDRGLDPARTPVASVMTTDLVVADVDDDYPSAMRKMDQANIRHLPVVSEGRLLSMLSIRDLMRIDLEDKGAEIQYLQEYLYRV from the coding sequence ATGAAGAAGCTGCGCGAGATCATGCGCCACGGCTTTCTCTTCGTGGTCCAGCGCCAGACCCTGGTCACGGAGGCGGTGCGGGTCATGGCCGAGAACAACGTGGGCATCGTGGCCGTGCTCGATGGCGACCGGCTGGTCGGCGTCTTCTCCGAGCGCGACGTCGTGCAGCGCGTCGTCGATCGCGGCCTCGACCCCGCCCGCACCCCCGTCGCCAGCGTCATGACGACCGACCTGGTCGTGGCCGACGTCGATGACGACTACCCGTCGGCGATGCGCAAGATGGACCAGGCCAACATCCGCCACCTGCCGGTGGTGAGCGAGGGCCGGCTGCTCTCGATGCTCTCGATCCGCGACCTCATGCGGATCGATCTCGAGGACAAGGGCGCGGAGATCCAGTATCTACAGGAGTACCTGTACCGGGTCTGA